The Saccharomonospora glauca K62 genome has a segment encoding these proteins:
- a CDS encoding glycosyltransferase family 4 protein — MPEPRVLIDATAVPADRGGVGRYVDSLIAALDENGARLTVVCQARDAQLYSKLAPHSRIVHTAQSTATRTARLTWEQTTLPGLARRLRVDVVHSPHYTMPLAARTASVVTLHDATFFTDPVLHSSVKARFFRAWTVTALRRASLCVVPSLATADELRRVTRVRGAELHVIRHGVDVDRFHPPTPEEVKAARDAVGLGSTPYVAFLGALEPRKNVPALIRGFSLAVADLPDPPALVLAGQPGWDSQVEQALADAPLRLRVIRAGYLPFDTLAGFLGGAELVAYPSLGEGFGLPVLEAMASGACVLTTRRLALPEVGGDAVAYCGVGAGDVAVALRELLDDPTRRAELAQAALRRAKEFSWSASAEAHREAYERAWHRHRRA; from the coding sequence GTGCCCGAACCGCGTGTGTTGATCGACGCCACGGCCGTGCCGGCCGACCGCGGAGGAGTGGGCCGGTACGTCGACTCCCTCATCGCGGCCCTCGACGAGAACGGCGCCCGCCTCACCGTGGTCTGCCAGGCGCGTGACGCGCAGTTGTACTCGAAGCTCGCCCCGCACTCGCGCATTGTGCACACCGCCCAGTCCACGGCCACCCGGACGGCGCGGCTCACCTGGGAACAGACCACGCTGCCGGGCCTGGCCCGCAGGCTCCGGGTCGACGTCGTGCATTCCCCGCACTACACGATGCCGTTGGCCGCGCGGACGGCGTCCGTGGTGACCTTGCACGACGCCACGTTCTTCACCGACCCCGTCCTGCACTCCTCGGTCAAGGCTCGGTTCTTCCGGGCGTGGACCGTGACGGCGCTGCGCCGGGCGTCGTTGTGCGTGGTGCCCAGCCTCGCCACGGCCGACGAGCTGCGTCGGGTCACGCGCGTGCGAGGCGCGGAACTCCACGTGATCCGCCACGGTGTGGACGTCGACCGCTTCCACCCGCCGACGCCGGAGGAGGTCAAGGCCGCGCGGGACGCGGTGGGGCTCGGCTCGACGCCGTACGTCGCGTTCCTCGGGGCCCTGGAGCCCCGCAAGAACGTTCCCGCGCTGATCAGGGGTTTCTCCCTCGCGGTCGCCGACCTGCCCGATCCGCCCGCGCTGGTGCTGGCCGGGCAGCCGGGATGGGACTCGCAGGTGGAGCAGGCGCTGGCCGACGCGCCGCTGCGGTTGCGCGTGATTCGCGCGGGATACCTGCCCTTCGACACGCTCGCCGGATTCCTGGGCGGTGCCGAACTCGTCGCGTACCCGAGCCTGGGGGAAGGTTTCGGGCTCCCCGTGCTGGAGGCGATGGCCTCGGGAGCGTGCGTGCTCACCACCCGGCGGCTGGCCCTGCCCGAGGTCGGGGGCGACGCGGTGGCGTACTGCGGGGTCGGTGCGGGCGACGTCGCCGTGGCACTGCGGGAGTTGCTCGACGATCCCACGCGCCGCGCCGAGCTCGCGCAGGCCGCGCTGCGGAGGGCCAAGGAGTTCTCGTGGTCGGCCAGCGCCGAGGCCCATCGTGAGGCCTACGAGCGGGCATGGCACCGCCACCGCCGGGCGTGA
- the rfbD gene encoding dTDP-4-dehydrorhamnose reductase — protein sequence MSRATGADDAELAILVPGGGGQLGRDLVAAGRALGERVEVIAPGSDELDVTEPGAVVEAVADLAVGAAQTGRRAVVVNAAAYTAVDAAEENEETAFAVNADGPRMLAAVCSSRGVPLVHVSTDYVFPGDAERPYEPDDPLGPRSAYGRTKAAGEDAVLGSGALAWVVRTSWLYGTSGRNFVKTMIDLESTRDTLSVVDDQVGSPTYSADLARGLLELAERIASGRAPKSTVLHYANTGETTWCGLARAVFAELGADPQRVRPCTTEEFPRPAPRPAYSVLSTASWTAAGLSAPRPWRDALAAFFADLRSQDSSARR from the coding sequence ATGAGTCGAGCGACCGGAGCGGACGACGCGGAGCTGGCGATCCTGGTTCCGGGAGGCGGCGGGCAGCTCGGCCGCGATCTGGTGGCAGCGGGCCGGGCACTCGGCGAGCGGGTCGAGGTGATCGCTCCCGGCTCCGACGAACTGGACGTCACCGAACCCGGAGCCGTGGTGGAGGCGGTCGCCGACCTCGCCGTCGGCGCGGCACAGACGGGACGCCGCGCGGTGGTGGTCAACGCCGCCGCCTACACGGCGGTGGACGCCGCTGAGGAGAACGAGGAGACCGCGTTCGCCGTGAACGCCGACGGGCCGAGGATGCTCGCGGCCGTGTGCTCGTCACGCGGCGTACCGCTGGTGCACGTCTCCACCGACTACGTGTTCCCCGGTGACGCCGAAAGGCCGTACGAGCCCGACGACCCGCTCGGGCCGCGCAGTGCCTACGGTCGCACGAAGGCCGCCGGTGAGGACGCCGTGCTCGGCTCCGGCGCGCTCGCGTGGGTGGTGCGCACCTCGTGGTTGTACGGCACGTCGGGACGCAACTTCGTGAAGACGATGATCGATCTGGAGTCCACTCGCGACACTTTGTCCGTTGTGGATGATCAGGTCGGAAGCCCCACGTACTCGGCCGATCTCGCGCGCGGCCTTCTGGAACTGGCCGAACGAATCGCGTCCGGCCGAGCTCCGAAGTCCACCGTGTTGCACTACGCCAACACGGGGGAGACCACCTGGTGCGGCCTGGCGCGTGCGGTCTTCGCCGAACTCGGTGCCGATCCGCAGCGAGTCCGGCCGTGCACGACCGAGGAGTTCCCCCGGCCCGCGCCACGCCCGGCGTACTCGGTGTTGTCCACCGCCTCGTGGACCGCGGCGGGGTTGTCGGCACCGCGTCCGTGGCGAGACGCGCTCGCGGCGTTCTTCGCCGATCTGCGGTCTCAGGACTCCAGCGCGCGGCGGTAG
- a CDS encoding glycosyltransferase gives MVQGDTTRNTTPLVSVVVVNYRGADDTIACLRALTELDHPRLEIICVDNASPGDDADRIAAAVPSARVVPSDRNLGFAGGCNLGARHANGTVLAFLNNDARPHPRWIDAAVKVLRDEPTVGAVASKVLDLDGERADFVDGGLTWFGMGYKRHADTPIADLPKAEHDVAKDVLFATGSAMFVRASVFAELGGFDDDFFMFYEDVDLGWRLNLRGWRVRYVPDSIAYHRHHGTMSAVDTPDSGRETFLLERNALCALYKNLSDETLATVLPAALALAVRRATARGELDPTLLDLASGVGPPETTPVPVSRGALAGVLAIDAFVDRLPSLREARAEEQAKRVRTDADLMPLLRKALEPAYPLPRYLAAHDILTEIFGIEQTFGKRRNVCVITGDTLSSRMAGPAIRAWNIASVLSAEHDVRLVSVNPMVDPPPAPFTVTASTRQGLTEHIAWADVVILQGHVLEMAPSLKHEYAHKIVVCDVYDPMHLELLEQGKDAPDDRREADLAGVTRVLDAQLRRGDFFLCASERQRHFWLGHLTALGRLSPQLYDADPTTRSLLAVVPFGLSAEPPRRTGPGLRSALGLADDDRVVLWAGGVYSWFDPLTLVRAFETLSENRPDARLVFLGMKHPNPEVGEMDIAARTRRLAEDLGLTGKHVFFNEQWVPYHERQNWLLDANCGVTTHYEHVETMFAFRTRVLDYLWAGLPIVTTDGDAFADLVREERLGVVVPAEDPGALADALERCLYDTEFARDCRDRIAAVAERFTWPNVLRPLVEFCRDPRPAADRLPGADHLAPAPPLSKRELVRRDLDLVKSYLAEGGPSELARRVAGRVRKVARRRLGRG, from the coding sequence TTGGTCCAGGGGGATACGACGCGGAACACGACTCCGCTGGTCTCGGTCGTCGTGGTGAACTACCGCGGAGCCGACGACACCATCGCGTGCCTACGGGCGCTCACCGAACTGGATCACCCACGGTTGGAGATCATCTGCGTCGACAACGCCTCGCCGGGCGACGACGCCGACCGCATCGCGGCGGCCGTGCCCTCCGCGCGAGTCGTGCCCTCCGACCGCAACCTCGGCTTCGCCGGGGGCTGCAACCTCGGGGCCCGGCACGCGAACGGCACGGTGCTGGCGTTCCTCAACAACGACGCCCGGCCGCATCCGCGCTGGATCGACGCCGCCGTGAAGGTGTTGCGCGACGAACCGACCGTGGGGGCGGTCGCGAGCAAGGTGCTGGACCTCGACGGTGAGCGCGCCGACTTCGTGGACGGCGGACTGACGTGGTTCGGCATGGGTTACAAGCGTCATGCCGACACCCCGATCGCCGACCTGCCAAAGGCCGAGCACGACGTCGCCAAGGACGTCCTGTTCGCCACCGGGTCGGCCATGTTCGTCCGCGCGAGCGTGTTCGCGGAGCTGGGCGGGTTCGACGACGACTTCTTCATGTTCTACGAGGACGTCGACCTCGGCTGGCGGCTCAACCTGCGTGGCTGGCGGGTGCGCTACGTGCCCGACTCGATCGCCTATCACCGCCACCACGGCACGATGTCCGCTGTGGACACTCCCGACAGCGGACGGGAGACGTTCCTGCTGGAGCGCAACGCGCTCTGCGCGCTCTACAAGAACCTGTCCGACGAGACGCTGGCGACGGTGCTCCCCGCGGCCCTGGCGCTCGCCGTACGGCGGGCCACCGCGCGCGGCGAACTCGACCCGACGCTACTCGACCTCGCCTCCGGCGTGGGGCCGCCCGAGACGACACCGGTCCCGGTGTCCCGAGGCGCGCTGGCCGGGGTGCTCGCCATCGACGCGTTCGTGGACCGCCTGCCGTCGCTGCGCGAGGCCAGGGCCGAGGAACAGGCCAAGCGGGTCCGCACCGACGCCGACCTGATGCCGCTGCTGCGCAAGGCGCTCGAACCCGCGTACCCGTTGCCGCGCTACCTCGCCGCGCACGACATCCTCACCGAGATCTTCGGCATCGAGCAGACGTTCGGCAAGCGCCGCAACGTCTGTGTCATCACCGGCGACACCCTGAGCAGCCGGATGGCGGGGCCCGCCATCCGCGCCTGGAACATCGCCTCCGTGCTGTCGGCCGAGCACGACGTGCGGCTGGTGAGCGTCAATCCCATGGTGGACCCGCCGCCCGCGCCGTTCACCGTCACCGCCTCGACGAGACAGGGCCTCACCGAGCACATCGCGTGGGCCGACGTCGTGATCCTCCAGGGCCACGTGCTGGAGATGGCGCCCTCGCTGAAACACGAGTACGCGCACAAGATCGTCGTCTGCGACGTGTACGACCCCATGCACCTGGAGCTGCTCGAACAGGGCAAGGACGCTCCCGACGACCGGCGGGAGGCCGATCTCGCCGGGGTCACCCGCGTACTCGACGCCCAGTTGCGGCGGGGGGACTTCTTCCTGTGCGCCTCCGAGCGGCAGCGACACTTCTGGCTGGGCCACCTCACCGCGCTCGGCAGGTTGTCGCCCCAGCTCTACGACGCCGACCCGACCACCCGGTCCCTTCTGGCCGTGGTGCCGTTCGGCCTGTCCGCCGAACCGCCTCGCCGGACGGGCCCCGGCCTGCGTTCCGCGCTCGGGCTGGCCGACGATGACCGCGTGGTGCTGTGGGCGGGCGGCGTGTACAGCTGGTTCGATCCGCTCACGCTCGTACGGGCCTTCGAGACGCTGAGCGAGAACCGTCCCGACGCCCGGCTCGTGTTCCTGGGCATGAAGCACCCGAACCCCGAGGTCGGCGAGATGGACATCGCCGCACGGACCCGGCGGCTGGCCGAGGACCTCGGGCTCACCGGCAAGCACGTGTTCTTCAACGAGCAGTGGGTGCCCTACCACGAGCGCCAGAACTGGCTGCTCGACGCGAACTGCGGCGTCACCACCCACTACGAGCACGTCGAGACGATGTTCGCGTTCCGCACCAGGGTGCTCGACTACCTCTGGGCGGGGCTGCCGATCGTCACCACCGACGGCGACGCCTTCGCCGACCTGGTGCGTGAGGAACGCCTCGGGGTCGTGGTGCCCGCGGAGGACCCGGGGGCCTTGGCCGACGCGTTGGAGCGCTGCCTGTACGACACCGAGTTCGCGCGGGACTGCCGCGACCGCATAGCGGCCGTGGCGGAGCGGTTCACGTGGCCGAACGTGCTACGCCCGCTCGTGGAGTTCTGTCGCGACCCCCGGCCCGCGGCCGACCGCCTTCCCGGCGCGGATCACCTCGCACCGGCCCCGCCGTTGAGCAAGAGGGAGCTGGTGCGCCGTGACCTCGACCTGGTGAAGTCGTATCTCGCCGAGGGAGGCCCGTCGGAGCTCGCCCGCCGAGTGGCCGGCCGAGTTCGGAAAGTCGCTCGTCGGAGGCTGGGCCGTGGCTAG
- a CDS encoding LCP family protein, producing MTDGARKQVDAPGARKSRLGRIGLAGGRTLVALLSVAVLVVTYYGWQVLESAQSNLNTTDVFDNADPGAPPLDGSVDILLVGLDSRTDKEGKPLPPEVLAKLHAGVEKGDRQTDTMILVHIPQDGTSAVAISFPRDSWVEIAGGYGYNRLNSAFAYAYNDTVNTLTAQGETDSNVIQEQAKVEGRKNLIATIENLLGRPGMIDRYAEVNLASFYEITEAVGGIEVCLKAPVKEEKSGINLPAGVQTIKGVQALAFVRQRHGLPRGDFDRIQRQQAFLSGLARKLLSKEILLNPVNLSGVIEAVQNSVVLSKDWDLLEFANQMRGLTGGNIEFHTIPVVGDAKINGAAVLEIDPAQVRAFVNELIPYEAEGDPRMDVPGRVPGAEAYAVDIYDGTGTGAGDATRALLTAQGFGGESYASTDPLSSTVIYHAQGEQAGGELLNEALGGGFPVEVDPQLPPGTLAVHLGANFTVPTGAPNELMEGPNQVDQLLSHGSMARQQTDTTQQTDAPENQTPEDDEEDGPITAGGIPCIN from the coding sequence GTGACCGACGGTGCACGAAAGCAGGTCGATGCACCGGGAGCACGCAAATCCCGGTTGGGCAGGATCGGACTGGCGGGGGGCCGGACCCTCGTGGCACTGCTGTCCGTGGCGGTACTGGTGGTCACCTACTACGGGTGGCAAGTCCTGGAATCGGCGCAGTCGAACCTGAACACCACGGACGTGTTCGACAACGCCGATCCCGGTGCCCCACCTCTCGACGGCTCCGTCGACATCCTTCTCGTCGGTCTCGACAGCCGCACCGACAAGGAGGGCAAGCCGCTTCCCCCGGAGGTGCTCGCCAAGCTCCACGCGGGCGTGGAGAAGGGCGACAGGCAGACCGACACCATGATCCTGGTGCACATCCCGCAGGACGGCACGAGCGCCGTCGCCATCTCGTTCCCCCGCGACTCGTGGGTGGAGATCGCGGGCGGCTACGGCTACAACAGGCTCAACAGCGCGTTCGCCTACGCCTACAACGACACCGTCAACACGCTCACCGCCCAGGGCGAGACCGACAGCAACGTCATCCAGGAACAGGCGAAGGTCGAGGGCCGGAAGAACCTCATCGCCACCATCGAGAACCTGCTCGGCAGGCCCGGCATGATCGACCGGTACGCCGAGGTGAACCTGGCGAGCTTCTACGAGATCACCGAGGCCGTCGGTGGCATCGAGGTGTGCCTCAAGGCACCGGTCAAGGAGGAGAAGTCCGGCATCAACCTGCCCGCGGGGGTTCAGACCATCAAGGGCGTCCAGGCCCTCGCGTTCGTCCGGCAGCGCCACGGCCTTCCCCGCGGGGACTTCGACCGCATCCAGCGGCAGCAGGCGTTCCTGTCCGGACTGGCCCGCAAACTGCTCTCCAAGGAGATCCTGCTGAACCCGGTGAACCTCTCGGGGGTCATCGAGGCCGTGCAGAACTCGGTCGTCCTCTCCAAGGACTGGGACCTGCTGGAGTTCGCCAACCAGATGCGCGGGCTGACCGGCGGCAACATCGAGTTCCACACGATTCCCGTGGTGGGTGACGCCAAGATCAACGGCGCCGCCGTCCTGGAGATCGACCCGGCCCAGGTCCGGGCGTTCGTCAACGAGCTCATCCCGTACGAGGCCGAGGGCGACCCGCGCATGGACGTTCCCGGAAGGGTTCCGGGAGCCGAGGCGTACGCCGTCGACATCTACGACGGCACGGGCACCGGGGCGGGAGACGCCACCCGCGCGTTGCTGACCGCACAGGGCTTCGGCGGCGAGAGCTACGCGTCGACGGACCCGCTGAGCTCCACGGTGATCTACCACGCCCAGGGCGAGCAGGCGGGCGGCGAATTGCTGAACGAGGCCCTCGGCGGCGGCTTCCCCGTCGAGGTCGACCCGCAACTGCCCCCCGGAACGCTCGCCGTGCACCTCGGCGCCAACTTCACCGTGCCGACGGGGGCCCCGAACGAGCTCATGGAAGGTCCGAACCAGGTGGACCAGCTCCTCTCCCACGGTTCGATGGCGCGGCAACAGACCGACACGACACAGCAGACCGACGCGCCGGAGAACCAGACGCCCGAGGACGATGAGGAGGACGGACCGATCACGGCCGGAGGGATCCCCTGCATCAACTAA
- a CDS encoding glycosyltransferase family 4 protein: MPELVVVAEQLLAPVPGGTGRYTAQLLRALAATAPPGWTVTGVVARHAEVEAARVEGVAGPRVLPLPPRALVAMWEAGIPLWPGGDAVHAPTPLAPPRAPRGRSLSVTVHDTVPWSHPETLTRRGARWHRRVIARAARRADALVVPTEAVARDLARRLAVRVPVRVAGHGVTDLGAPAPVPDLPDRYVLAVGTVEPRKGVDVLVTAVAEVARSDESVSLVLVGQPGWGGLDPLRIAADRGLAESRVRLLGRVTDRELATVLRGASVLAMPSLAEGFGLPVLEAMAAGVPVVHSDDPALVEVSSGAAMVVPRGDARALAEALRRVLADSALAARLRADGKRRAAEFTWVRAAKAVWAGHTT; encoded by the coding sequence GTGCCGGAACTCGTGGTCGTCGCCGAGCAACTGCTCGCCCCCGTGCCCGGTGGTACCGGCCGGTACACCGCGCAACTGCTGCGGGCATTGGCCGCCACCGCGCCGCCCGGCTGGACGGTGACCGGCGTCGTGGCCCGGCACGCCGAGGTGGAGGCCGCCAGGGTCGAGGGCGTCGCGGGACCTCGGGTACTGCCCCTGCCGCCGAGGGCGCTCGTGGCGATGTGGGAGGCGGGGATACCGCTGTGGCCGGGAGGCGATGCCGTGCACGCGCCCACGCCGTTGGCCCCGCCGAGGGCGCCCCGTGGCCGTTCGTTGTCGGTGACGGTGCACGACACCGTTCCCTGGTCGCACCCGGAGACCCTCACCCGCCGAGGAGCGCGCTGGCACCGGCGGGTGATCGCGCGAGCGGCACGGCGGGCGGACGCCCTCGTCGTGCCGACGGAGGCCGTGGCCCGTGATCTCGCACGTCGGCTGGCGGTGCGCGTGCCGGTCCGCGTGGCCGGACACGGTGTCACCGACCTCGGGGCCCCCGCGCCCGTGCCCGACCTGCCCGACCGCTACGTGCTGGCCGTGGGCACCGTGGAGCCCCGCAAGGGGGTGGACGTGCTGGTGACGGCCGTCGCCGAGGTGGCGCGGTCGGACGAGTCCGTCTCCCTGGTGCTCGTGGGGCAACCCGGCTGGGGTGGTCTGGACCCCCTGCGGATCGCCGCGGACCGCGGCCTCGCCGAGAGCCGGGTCCGGTTGCTCGGCAGGGTCACCGACCGCGAGCTGGCGACCGTGTTGCGGGGCGCGAGCGTCCTCGCCATGCCGAGTCTCGCGGAGGGCTTCGGGTTACCCGTGCTGGAGGCGATGGCGGCGGGAGTCCCCGTGGTCCACAGCGACGATCCCGCGCTGGTGGAGGTGTCCTCCGGTGCGGCGATGGTGGTGCCGCGCGGGGACGCGCGAGCCCTCGCGGAGGCGTTACGGCGCGTCCTTGCCGACTCCGCCCTCGCCGCACGTCTTCGCGCCGACGGGAAGCGGAGGGCGGCCGAGTTCACGTGGGTGAGGGCCGCGAAGGCGGTCTGGGCCGGACATACCACGTAA
- the rfbB gene encoding dTDP-glucose 4,6-dehydratase, which yields MRVLVTGGAGFIGSHYVRQALSGEYAALRDAEIVVLDKLTYAGNKSNLDPVADNPRLRFVRGDICDPAVVAEVMNGVDLVVHFAAESHVDRSILGSADFVLTNVLGTQTLLQAALDAGVGKFVHVSTDEVYGSIEQGSWPEDHALEPNSPYSASKASSDLIARSFHRTYGLPVCITRCSNNYGPYQFPEKVIPLFVTNLLDGKPVPLYGDGLNVRDWLHVDDHCRGIQLVAEKGRPGEIYNIGGGTELTNRELTERLLAAVGAGWEMVERVPDRKGHDRRYSVDITKITRELGYRPRVDFETGLADTVRWYADNRQWWEPLKERAALAAG from the coding sequence ATGCGAGTACTAGTCACCGGCGGCGCGGGATTCATCGGGTCGCACTACGTGCGGCAGGCCCTCTCCGGGGAGTACGCCGCGTTGCGCGACGCGGAGATCGTCGTCCTCGACAAGCTGACGTACGCCGGCAACAAGAGCAATCTCGATCCCGTGGCCGACAACCCGAGGCTGCGATTTGTTCGCGGGGACATCTGCGACCCGGCCGTGGTCGCCGAGGTCATGAATGGTGTGGACCTCGTGGTGCACTTCGCCGCGGAGTCGCATGTGGATCGATCGATCCTCGGATCGGCGGATTTCGTCCTCACCAACGTGCTCGGCACCCAGACGTTGTTGCAGGCCGCGTTGGACGCGGGTGTCGGCAAGTTCGTGCACGTGTCGACCGACGAGGTGTACGGGTCGATCGAGCAGGGGTCATGGCCGGAGGATCACGCGCTGGAGCCGAACTCGCCGTACTCGGCGTCGAAGGCGTCGTCGGATCTCATCGCGCGATCGTTCCACCGCACGTACGGGCTGCCGGTGTGCATCACTCGGTGCTCCAACAACTACGGTCCGTATCAGTTCCCGGAGAAGGTCATCCCGCTGTTCGTCACCAACTTGCTCGACGGCAAGCCGGTTCCGCTGTACGGCGACGGCCTCAACGTCCGTGACTGGCTGCATGTGGACGACCACTGTCGGGGTATTCAGCTCGTGGCCGAAAAGGGACGTCCCGGCGAGATCTACAACATCGGGGGCGGCACCGAGCTGACCAACCGGGAATTGACCGAACGGCTGCTCGCCGCGGTGGGAGCCGGTTGGGAGATGGTGGAACGGGTCCCGGACCGCAAGGGGCACGACCGACGGTACTCGGTGGACATCACGAAGATCACCCGAGAGCTCGGCTACCGTCCGCGGGTGGACTTCGAGACCGGCCTCGCCGACACTGTGCGCTGGTACGCGGACAACCGGCAGTGGTGGGAGCCGCTCAAGGAACGCGCCGCCCTGGCCGCGGGGTGA
- a CDS encoding glycosyltransferase family 2 protein — translation MPTSATPSDPLTTVVVVTWRGADHITACLDGLAAQDRPHRTLVVDNASDDGTATLLARHPSRPEVLRLPRNTGYAGGVAAALAHVETPLVAWLNDDAVPRPGWLSALEDTLLADPALGAVGSLMRYAGGEVQSLGVCLTADGHGADLTEPRRPFGFCGGAVLLRTDALRAVGGVPADFFCYYEDTDTAWRLRLAGYDVAVAADAVVVHRHGASTRPGSARFHRWNERNRLLTLLRCAPPVVAARELARFAALTAVLPLRRARRSEEVPKAANFRVPLRCRVLADVALRLPSTLRQRAEVRRRSVLGRGDVWRRWAGQ, via the coding sequence GTGCCGACCAGCGCCACGCCCTCGGACCCCCTCACCACCGTCGTGGTGGTCACCTGGCGCGGAGCGGACCACATCACCGCCTGCCTCGACGGGCTCGCCGCGCAGGACCGTCCACACCGCACCCTCGTCGTCGACAACGCGTCCGACGACGGCACGGCGACCCTGCTGGCGCGACACCCGAGCCGTCCCGAGGTGCTCCGACTGCCCCGCAACACCGGCTACGCGGGCGGGGTCGCCGCGGCGCTCGCGCATGTCGAGACGCCTCTGGTGGCGTGGCTGAACGACGACGCCGTGCCACGGCCGGGGTGGCTCTCCGCGCTGGAGGACACGCTGCTCGCCGACCCCGCACTGGGCGCGGTCGGCTCGCTGATGCGGTACGCCGGCGGCGAGGTGCAGTCCCTCGGGGTGTGCCTGACCGCCGACGGACACGGCGCCGACCTGACCGAACCTCGGCGCCCGTTCGGTTTCTGCGGCGGCGCGGTGCTGCTGCGCACCGACGCCCTCCGCGCGGTGGGAGGTGTGCCCGCCGACTTCTTCTGCTACTACGAGGACACCGACACGGCGTGGCGACTGCGACTGGCCGGCTACGACGTCGCCGTCGCGGCGGACGCGGTGGTGGTCCACCGTCACGGGGCCAGCACCCGGCCCGGCTCCGCGCGGTTCCACCGGTGGAACGAACGCAACCGGCTGTTGACGCTGCTGCGGTGCGCTCCCCCGGTGGTGGCCGCACGGGAACTGGCGAGGTTCGCGGCTCTCACGGCCGTGCTGCCGCTGCGGCGGGCCCGACGCTCGGAGGAGGTCCCGAAGGCCGCGAACTTCCGGGTCCCGCTGCGCTGCCGGGTCCTGGCCGACGTCGCCCTCCGGCTGCCCTCGACGTTGCGACAGCGCGCGGAGGTGCGACGACGAAGCGTGCTGGGCCGAGGTGACGTCTGGCGACGGTGGGCCGGACAGTAG
- a CDS encoding glycosyltransferase family 4 protein: MARRLRVLLDGTPLLGPRTGIGRYTASLSEALASLSDVDTRAVAFTLRGWRRLRTVLPHGVRARGMPVAARLLRAAWLRSEFPPVEAFAGLTDVVHGTNFVLPGAVRAAKVLTIHDLAFLDAPEELAPSDRQLPSLVRRGAALADVICTPTAAVADSVAERLDVDRDKIQVTPLGVDAGWFTGRPPTGEKRQQLGLPDKYLLFAGAPGPRKGLDWLLRAHEAAPDLPPLVFAGPGRFPLTDRTVHVGYLSDVDLQRVVAGASALVLPSRDEGFGLPVLEAMACDVPVVCTDVPTLREVSGGLARLVPYGEVDALAEALREAAAQPPAASASATRRAHAASFTWRRCAETTLAAYRRALES; encoded by the coding sequence GTGGCTAGACGGCTGCGTGTGTTGCTCGACGGCACGCCTCTGCTCGGGCCTCGCACCGGCATCGGCCGTTACACGGCCTCGCTGTCCGAGGCCCTGGCCTCGCTGTCCGACGTGGACACCAGGGCGGTGGCGTTCACCCTGCGGGGGTGGCGACGCCTCCGCACGGTGCTTCCCCACGGGGTTCGGGCCCGAGGAATGCCCGTGGCGGCGCGACTGCTGCGGGCGGCCTGGCTGCGCTCGGAGTTTCCTCCCGTCGAAGCGTTCGCCGGGTTGACGGACGTGGTGCACGGCACCAACTTCGTCCTTCCCGGCGCCGTGCGGGCCGCGAAGGTGCTCACGATCCACGATCTGGCCTTCCTCGACGCGCCCGAGGAACTCGCCCCGAGCGACCGGCAGCTTCCGAGCCTGGTCCGGCGAGGCGCGGCACTGGCCGACGTGATCTGCACTCCCACGGCCGCGGTGGCGGATTCGGTGGCCGAGCGCCTCGACGTCGACCGCGACAAGATCCAGGTGACCCCGCTCGGGGTCGACGCGGGCTGGTTCACCGGAAGGCCACCCACCGGGGAGAAACGCCAGCAGCTCGGGTTGCCGGACAAGTACCTGTTGTTCGCGGGCGCACCCGGACCCCGCAAGGGTCTCGACTGGTTGCTGCGAGCACACGAGGCCGCCCCGGATCTGCCGCCTCTCGTCTTCGCGGGCCCCGGTCGCTTCCCGCTCACCGACCGCACGGTGCACGTCGGCTATTTGTCCGATGTAGATCTTCAGCGGGTGGTGGCCGGCGCGTCGGCGCTCGTGCTGCCGTCCCGTGACGAAGGATTCGGACTCCCCGTCCTCGAAGCGATGGCGTGCGACGTGCCCGTCGTGTGCACCGACGTGCCCACCCTGCGCGAGGTGTCCGGCGGACTCGCGCGGCTGGTGCCGTACGGCGAGGTCGACGCACTCGCCGAGGCCCTGCGCGAGGCCGCCGCGCAGCCACCCGCCGCCTCGGCGTCGGCGACCCGCAGGGCGCACGCGGCGAGCTTCACCTGGCGCCGATGCGCGGAGACCACACTCGCGGCCTACCGCCGCGCGCTGGAGTCCTGA